In Candidatus Kaistella beijingensis, a genomic segment contains:
- the mscL gene encoding large conductance mechanosensitive channel protein MscL produces the protein MGFVKEFKEFAFKGNVIDLAVGVIIGAAFGKIVTSLVEDVITPLLLNPALKAAGAENIAKLTWNGVAYGNFLSAIISFLCIAMVLFWLIKGANKMKKEEPVADAGPSSTDALLMEIRDELKKK, from the coding sequence ATGGGATTTGTAAAAGAATTTAAAGAATTTGCGTTCAAAGGAAACGTAATAGATTTGGCAGTCGGTGTGATCATCGGAGCTGCGTTTGGCAAAATCGTTACTTCTTTGGTGGAAGATGTTATTACGCCACTTCTTCTAAACCCAGCCCTCAAAGCTGCAGGTGCTGAAAATATCGCAAAATTAACATGGAACGGTGTTGCTTATGGTAACTTCCTTTCAGCAATCATCAGCTTCCTGTGTATCGCGATGGTACTTTTCTGGTTGATTAAAGGTGCGAACAAAATGAAAAAAGAAGAGCCTGTTGCAGATGCAGGACCATCTTCAACTGATGCATTGTTGATGGAAATCAGAGACGAATTGAAAAAGAAATAA